The region TATTGGTTTCTTTTTCCTGATAAGGAGAAAACCCAAGGTCGGGGTGAGTTGGCCCCCAAATGGATATCACTGGGATTGATGAAAGCGCCGCGAGGTGCATATTTGCAGAATCCATACTAATCATTAATGTTAGCTTTTTAATCAGTTCCAATTCGTCTTCCAATTCCAGACTATCGGTAACATTTACAATAGCAGGAAAAGACTTTTGTATTTCAAGGATGGAGCTCTTTTCATTCCCTGTTGCTCCAAATAAATAAATATTCGAATCCAGGTTTTTTGAGATCAACTCTATTAGTTCGATAGTTTTTGAGATGCCCCATTCTTTTAATTGGTGCTTTGCAAATGGTGCAATTCCGATGTTAAGGGTTTTGGATGACGAAGAATCGATAATGTTTTTAATATTTCCTTCGCCACGTACATTAGCTATTATCCAAGGGCCTTGAGCTATTGATGTATTTAAATTTAATCCTTCAAAAGGCTTAATATATCGTTCTATTGTATGCGGTAATTTTGTATTACGTGTCCTTCCAATAAATTCTTTTTTCTCTTTTCGGCCTTTAGCGAAGCTTTTAAATTTTAATCCATTTAGTTTAAAAACAAACTTAATTACTCGCGATCGAAGACTCAAATGGAGGTCTATTCCTAAATCAAATTTGCTAGCATTAACAGTTTCCATGGCTAATCGCATTAGACCAGTAATCCCCTTATGTTTTCCTTTAAGGTCAGCTGGAATAATTTGGAGTCGGTCTATGTTATTAAAAATAGGAGAGAATGCTTTATTGGTAATGAGGGTGATCTTCAAATCACTATTGTTGGCCAATAAACTTGAAAGTACAGGTGTTAAAAGAGCAACATCACCAAAGGAAGAGAATCTAATAACCAGTATGTTCATCTACTTTTCTTTTGCGTAAAGAGATGGATTTAAACTAGGATCATTATACATTTTAACCTGTCGATATACCTTCATGTATTTAGATCCATCATTTATATCTTTTATTAGGTCGTCAAAACAAGTTGAAAGATCGTCGAGTTGTTCGGAGATTATAGAAAGTTTATTTGTACAATTTTTAATGTGCTCTTCATCTACATCAGTCCTATCTACTTGCTCCTGCATGTGGAATTTTTTAAGCGATAAAATGGAAAGCTTATCGATGATCCAAGCGGGACTTTCAGAATTTAATCGAGCATCTTGATTAGCTACTCTATCTTTGAAAAAATGAATAAACCAATCGTCAATTTTTTCAACTTGATTAACTCTTCCTTGGTTAGAGGCATCGATCTCGCGTTTAATTTTCACCACATCGTTGGCTTCGATTTTCGGGTCTCTTATTACATCCTCTAAATGCCATTGAACGGTATCTATCCAGCATTTTGCATAACATAGGTCTTCGAACGAATATTCTTGGAAGGGATTGTTTATTGGAGTAGACAAATTGTCTTCCACATGGTAGTCGTTAATACACTGTCGAAATATGATGTTACAATCTTTAGCTTTCATTGAGTTTACTTGTTTTGAGAATGCAAATTTAGGACAAATTGTGAGGATTGTCTTAGCTTTACTTTCATGGCCATAATAGACACGCATACCCACTTGTTTTCGGATCAATTTGATGCAGATCGAGATCAGGTTATTCAGAATGCTCTTTCAAAAGGTGTTGAACGTATGTATCTTCCAAATATTGACTTAGAGACAGTCAAGGCTCTGAATTTAATGCTCACAGAGTACCCAGATAACTGCTTTGGGATGATGGGTTTACATCCATGTAGTGTTAAGGATGACTATGAAAATGTTTTGTTTCGGCTTCGGAAAGAATTTGAAGCGACTAAGTATTATGCTGTAGGGGAAATAGGAATTGATCTATTTTGGGATAAATCTACTCTTGGTATCCAGCAAGAAGCATTAAAAATCCAAATTGGATGGGCGAAGGAATTAAACCTTCCTATCGTACTTCATTGCAGAGATTCATTCAATGAAGTTTTGAGTATTGTAGAAAACCTTCATGAAGAGAAGTTAACTGGGGTCTTTCATTGTTTTACGGGAACTGTTGAGGAAGCAAGGAGGGTAACGGATTTAGGCTTCAAATTGGGAATAGGAGGAGTTGCTACTTTTAAAAATGGAGGACTTGATAAAGTGATTCCTGAAATTGATTTGAAGCATATTGTTGTAGAAACCGACTCCCCTTATTTAGCTCCGGTTCCTTATAGAGGTAAGAGAAATGAAAGTGCATATATTACAGAAGTGGTAGAGAAGCTGGCTACCTTTTATAGGAAACCATTTAAAGAAATAGAAGAGGCGACAACACTTAACGCACTCGAAATATTTCATAAAAGACTTTACCACAAACCATTAGTTTAATTTCTCGTAGAAAGTATAGTACTTCTGTTTTACTAACCAACAAGACAGCTATGGATTATAATTTTAGAGACGATGAGTTTTGGAAAACCATACCTATATGGAAAGATGTAACTCGCGAAGAATTTGGTGACCATAAATGGCAGTTGAAAAATTCAGTCACCAAAGTTTCTAAAATAGAAGCGATGTTCGAAGGGACATTACCCTCCGAACTTATTGCCGATATCGAAGATGGGCAGGTGCGAACTCCTATGAATGTTAGGATTACCCCTTATATTTTCGCCTTGATAGATTGGAACAATCCCTATGAAGACCCTCTATTAAAACAGTTTCTTCCCTTGGGTTCTCAGTTTTTACCCAACCATCCATATCACGAAAATGATTCGTTGCATGAAGACATCGATTCGCCAGTTCCACTAATTACACATCGTTATCCTGATAAAGTATTGTTTTTACCAACAACTGTTTGTCCGGTCTACTGCTCGTATTGCACAAGGAGTAGATTGGTCGGGGGATCAACGGAAAGCAAGGAGAAAGATACTTACGGTGCTAATGTGAGTAACTGGGAGCCAGCTTTTGAATATTTGAGAACCAACAAAGAGATAGAAGATGTGGTGATTTCAGGAGGCGATGCATTTATGATTAAAGCCAGTTTGCTTAAAATTCTCTGCGAAACATTATTAGATATCCCCAACATTCGAAGAATTAGAATTGCGACAAAAGGACTAGCAATTTTTCCACAGAAAATATTGTCAGATAATGAGTGGGTTGAAACTGTAGGCGAGATTCATCAAAAGGCAATCTCAATGAATAAACAGGCGGTTATCCATACACACTTTTCTAGTCCAAATGAGATAACAATGTGGAGCCATTTGGCTATGAATAGATTGCACAGTATGGGTATTGTTGTTCGGAATCAAACTGTGCTGCAGGAAGGAGTGAACAATTCTTTTGAAACCATGCACAAGCTGATTAAGCAAATGTCGTATATCAATATTCAACCATATTATATCTATCAACACGATATGGTTCCAGGTTGTGAGCATTTCAGAACAACACTAGGTAAGGCTAGAAGATTGGAAGCTCAGATTAGAGGTACAACCGCAGGATATAATATGCCACTGGTTATTTGTGATTTACCAGGTGGAGGTGGCAAACGACCGATCAATAGTTTTGAACTTTACGATGAAGAGATTGGGATATCAGCTTGGAGAGCTCCACAGATTAAAGAGGGTAAGGTGTTTTATTATTTTGATCCAATAAATAAGCTAAAGCCAGAAATTCAAGCAAAATGGGTGGATTCTGAACAGCGGGAATTAATGATAAAAAATTTTGAAGAGAGGGTAGAGAAAGCTATTGTTGCTAAAGATGATTATGAAAAAGAGCATTTGGCATCTTAACAGGCTCAGTACTATCGTCTTATTGATTCATATTATAATTATATAATTGTCAAATGTTTTCTGAGCGACTGTATTCGATTGATTTTGCCTTGATTCTATCTTAAAACTATATTTTTTTTAGTAATTTGTCACCCCTTTTGGGGGTTTAGCTAATAGAGAAGCTCTCATTTAGGAGAGGTGGCCGAGTGGCTTAAGGCGCACGCTTGGAAAGCGTGTATACTCCAAAAGGGTATCGAGGGTTCGAATCCCTCTCTCTCCGCGTTGGAGTAAAATAAATATGGAATTAAAAAGTTATCTAAATAATAATTAATCAGACAAACTATGAATTACGCTGTAATCATGAACATCATTAAAAAAGCTTTATTGATGAACAAAAGAACTTTTATCTTCTCTACTATGCTCGCAATGCTGGTTGTAGGAGTTCAATTAAATACTTTCGCACAGGATGAGGTGGTAGAAGATACTTCAGCTGCTAATGCAGTAAGTGATTCTACTGTTGCTGACTCTGCTGTTGTAGAAGCTCCAGTTGAAGAAATAAAAGAAGAAGTTGTTGCAGAGACAGAAGTGGCAGAAGTTGAAAAAACTGTTCATCAAGTAATCAAACAGAAATTTATTGAAGGTGGACCTGAATTTATGGGTATCGTTCTTTTATGTCTGATTTTAGGATTAGCTCTGTGTATAGAGAGAATAATCTACTTAAATATGGCTACTACGAACAACGAAAAACTTTTAAATGAAATTGAAGGTGCTCTTGGATCAGGTGGTGTAGATGCAGCAAAAGAAGTTTGTAGAAATACAAAAGGTCCTGTTGCAAGTATCTTTTATCAGGGATTAGATAGATCAGGAAAAGGAATTGAAACGGTTGAGAAGTCTGTAGTACAATACGGTGGTGTTCAAATGGGATTATTAGAGAAAGGTCTTTCTTGGATCTCTTTATTTATCGCTCTTGCACCGATGCTTGGTTTCATGGGAACTGTAATTGGTATGATCGATGCATTTGACTCTATCCAAGCGGCAGGTGATATCTCACCTTCTTTGGTTGCTGAGGGTATTAAGGTAGCATTGATTACTACGGTATTTGGATTGATCGTGGCAATTATCCTTCAAGTGTTTTATAATTATATCGTCTCTAAAGTGGATGATTTAGTTAACGCTATGGAGGATTCTTCAATTTCTTTTGTTGACATCCTTATTAAAAGTGGGAAAGTCAACTAATATTAATAGTAAAGATTAATACGATGGAAAAAATTATTACTACTTCACTTTACGCTATGATGGGTATTTCCGCATTGTTATCTATTCTACAGATAATGGGATTTACTGGAGAAGCAATGGTGATTTCATGGTGCTATTTACTTGTAGTGATAGCTGCTGTTGCGTCAATAGCTTTTCCGATGATTAGGATGGTAAGTGATTTTCAAAGCGCTAAGAATAGCTTAATGGGAGTTGGAGTTCTATTTGTAGTATTTGGACTTGCATATGCATTAGCGAGTTCTGAAATATTGCCTTCATTTGAGAACTATGTTAAGGATGCTGGAAAGGTTAAGATGATCGGTGGATCAATTATAGCGTTCTATATTTTAGCGGTTGGAGCAATAGGATCTGTGATCTATTCGGAAGTTTCTTCAATGCTTAAATAGGACCTTAGTTAGAAAAGATAATATGGGACGAAGAGAATTACCAGAAATTAATGCCGGATCCATGGCGGATATCGCATTTTTGCTGCTTATATTTTTCTTAGTAACTACTACTATGGATACGGATACAGGGCTTAATAGAAGGCTACCACCTCCTTTAGATCCTGAGCAGCCACCACCACCACCGATTAAAGACAGAAATGTTTTCGTGGTATTGATTAATGCTAATGATCAATTGTTGGTAGAAGGGCAACCGATGGATATATCTGATTTAAGAGAAGAGGCGAAAGAGTTTATTGCAAATCCATCAAGAAAAGAAGAATTACCAGCATTTAAACAAGTTGATATTCCACTCCTAGGATCACGGCAAGTGTCAAAACAGGTTATATCCTTACAGAACGATAGACGGACTTCTTACGCAATGTATATTGGAGTTCAGAATGAACTTGCTGCGGCGTATAATGAGTTGAGAGAAGAATTATGTCAGACTGAATTCGGCGATTCTTATCAGTTGTTAGTTAAGAATAAAAAAGTAGGGGACAACAGAGCTAAGATTAAAGCGATTAGAAAAGCGATTCCACAAAGAATTTCTGAGGCAGAACCTAATAAATAAGCAGAGTTAGAAATGGCACAGTTTAAAAAACGAAAAAAAGGTACTCCAGGCATATCCACAGCATCTTTACCGGATATTGTATTTATGCTTTTATTTTTCTTTATGGTTACTACTGTAATGCGGGAAGTAACTCTACAAGTAGAGTTGAAGAAGCCGAGTGCTACAGAAATTGCAAAGCTGGAAAGGAAATCGTTAGTGAGTTACATTTATGTTGGCCCTCCTATTAAGTCTTTGAGAGAACAGTTAGGATCGGAGCCAAGAATGCAGCTTAATGATGCTTTTGCAGAGGTAGGCGAAATTTATGAGTTTGTTCAAACAGAGAGAGATAAAATAGAGGAAGCAGAAAAGAGATTTCAAACTTTTTCTTTGAAAGTTGATTCCGATACCAAAATGGGAATCATCTCTGATATCAAAATGGAATTAAGAGAAGCCCAAGCTTTAAAAATCAACTATTCGACCAGGAAAGGGGAAATAGGGGAATAGGTTTTTCTAGATATAGTATTATTAAGAGCGCTCACTGAGCGCTCTTTTTTTGTTTTTCTAGTTGATAGATACCATAAATGATAATGGCGGAAAACAGAATGCTTATAATGGCATACTGACCGAAGTTTACATCTTCACCAATCTTGTCAATTTCGCTTTCTATTATTTTATTCTCTGTTAAGAAGACAAAGAGCACTCCCATGAAGTTGTTTAGAAAGTGAGCCGCAATAGGAAGCCAAAGTGACTTGCTCCAAAAGAATAGATATCCAAGTAATGCACCTAAGAAGAATCTTGGTAGAAAACTGAAAAACTGAAAATGCCAGGCACTAAATATAAATGCGGTAAGCCATATAGCCCAGTGTTTGTTTTTGAACCATTTTGAAAATACATTTTGCATACTGCCTCGAAAGAATAATTCCTCACCTATTGCTGGTACAAGTGCTATTAAGAAAATGTTTACAAGCAGATCACTAACTCCTTCACCTCCCAATATGGCAATAATCATTTCATTAGCCGACTTCTCCATGTTTCGGAGCGCTTCCTCAAGTGGAATTAAAATGTCTGGAAGATGCATGCTTTCGTTAATTGCACCAGTCCAATTGATAAAGGGAAGAAGTATTAAGACTAATAGGACTATCAATGGAAAACTTCCGAGATTGGGTAAGGTGTTTAAACGTAAAAATGTAAGGCGATTGGAAACAGTTAGAAAAGTAAATAGCAAAGCCGGTACAATGAACATCCCAAGTTGTTGTGAAAAAATAAAGAAACGCAGACTGCCAATCTGGTTTATATTATTGGAGGCGATTAGCGCTTCGTTAAATGAGATGCCTTGAAATATGGATATGATCCCTACGGAAACTCCAATGAGTACGATTGCGCAAAATACGGCTAGTAAAATCAAGAGGATAATCTTGGTTCCATAATCATATTCTTTAAATATTGCTTTCAATGCAGTGTTGCCTATTATGGTTAACTTTGTACAGTACTACTGTAGCGCGAATGGTAAAGATAGGAAATATTGAGATTGGGGAATTCCCCTTATTGCTTGCTCCAATGGAGGACGTGAGTGATCCCCCATTTAGATCTTTGTGCAAGAAGCATGGAGCAGATTTGATGTATACCGAATTTATCTCATCCGAAGGCCTTATTAGAGATGCGCAAAAAAGTGTTCAAAAGCTGGATATTTATGATGAAGAACGTCCAATCGGTATTCAAATTTTTGGTGGAGAAATAGAATCCATGATTCAAGCTGCGCGAATTGCAGAAGAGGCTGGGCCAGAATTCATAGATATTAATTATGGTTGTCCGGTTAAGAAAGTAACATGTAAAGGAGCTGGATCTGGGATCTTACAAGATATTCCCAAGATGGTTAAAATGACTGAAGCGATCGTGAAGTCATGTAATTTACCCGTAACAGTTAAAACAAGGCTTGGGTGGGACGATAGCACTAAGTATATTGTTGAGGTTGCGGAGCGATTACAAGACATCGGAATCGCTGCTATATCCGTTCATGGGAGAACAAGAAAGCAGATGTATAAAGGAGATGCGGATTGGTCTTTAATTGGTGATATCAAAAACAACAGCAGGATGCATATTCCTGTTTTCGGTAATGGAGATGTGAATACTCCAGAAAGAGCGGTTGAGGTAAAAGCTAAATACGGTGTAGATGGTATTATGATAGGTAGAGCTAGTATCGGTTATCCTTGGTTTTTTAACGAGGTAAAGCATTTTATGGAAACAGGTAATCATCTTGCGAAGCCAACCTTACAGGATAGAGTGGATGTGTGTAGAGAGCACTTGGAGAAATCGGTTAAATGGAAAGGCGAAATAGTAGGAATTGTTGAAATGAGAAGACATTATTCTAATTATTTCAGAGGGATTCCAAACTTCAAGCCGATACGAATGCAGTTGGTATCAAACACGAATTACAAAGAGCTATTAGATATTTTGAATGACGTAACTAATCAGTACGAGTTACCTGAAATTGTTTAGCATAGAAAGAGTATTTCCTTTCTCAATTTTTCGTTGAAACTGGCTCATTGCAAATTTCGTTGCTAAAAATCCTATTCCTACCACGGTAATCATAACAACCAAGAAATCAGTTAATCTGAGCTCCACTGGAAACTCGGCAAGCAAAAATTCGGTTCCTGTTCCGAGTTGAAGAAGTCCGAATTGTTCTTGCGCAAGTACAATTAATGCTCCTAGTATTAAGCCAGAAAAAGCACCGATAAACGAGATAAGGAGTCCGTTATACATAAATATTTTCCGAACTACACTTGTGTCTGCCCCCATGCCGAGTAAAACAGCTACGTCATTTTCTTTCTCCACCATAAGCATGGTTAACGAACCAACCACATTAAAAATGGCGATTATCAAAATGAATGTGATGATGAAAAAGGCCATAAGCTTTTCGGTTTTCTGTGTCTTATAAAACAAATCATTCTGTTCATACCTATTTTTAACAGAGAAATCAGACCCTATAATTTCTTTGATATTCTGTTGAATTATATCTCCATCCATAGATGGATCTAAACCTAGTTCAACTCCGGTAATTTTGTTTCTCTTATTGAGAAGCTTCTGCGCAAATCGTTTAGAGACTAAGACATATTTCATATCTAATTCGGCGCTAATTTGAAATATGCCTATTGGGGTTATTTGCTTTGAAGAAAAGGCATTCATGAGATTTGTGGAAGATGCTTTCCCTGTTTTGGGAACATAGATGCGCAGAGGAGTACCATAGTTAGTGATATTAACGCCAAGGTTAAAAGCGATTCCTTGACCAAGAATTGCAAAGTTTTTATTCTTATTCTCAAGTACAAACTTGCCCTCATACAAATGGGATTCTATATCTGAAATATTCTTGTAATCTTCATCAACACCCTTTAACATAGCCGGAAATTGATTTTTATCATACTTAAGGAGTACAAACTCTTCTACAACTTCTGTGTAGTTTAATACACCTTCTAGGTTCTTTATTTTATCAGATGGGAATTCTTTGCTGTTAAAGGATTTGCCTTCAACAAGGGCGATGGAAATGTCTGGATGGAACGAATTGTACAAAGACTCCATGAATCCTTCCAAACCATTAAAAACGGATAACACGATAATAAGAGAAAGGGTCCCTACAGAAACTCCGAGTATAGAGATACCGGTTATAATATTTATTACGTTAAAAGATTTTTTGGAGAAAAGATATCGTCGGGCTATAAATAGAGGAAGATTCAAATCTAATCGGTTAGAGTTTAATCATCTTTAAGAAGTCTATCAATGTTTGCAGCATATTCGAACGAATCATCTACATAGAAAATTAATTCTGGTACTCTTCGCATTTGGTTTCTAGTAGCTGTGGCCACAAAGTGTCTAATTTTAGGCTTTAACCCGTTTAGCATTTCTATCGTTTCTTTTGAATCTTGATTGCCTAACAAACTCAAATAAATTTTTGCCACAGAAAGGTCAGTACTAATTCGAACATTAGTTACCGTAATAAACCTGCCGCCAAATAGATCTCGACAATGTTTATTGAAGATAAGACCAAGTTCTTTGTGTATAAGCCTAGAGACTTTATTTTGCTTTAACGACGCCATGCGGCAAAGGTATTAAATATGCAACAGATTAATACGTTCAAGATGGACTCACTATATTTGCATTGATGAAAAGCTTTTTAAAAGTAATAGCATATCTAAAGCCGTATACCGGATTAGCAGGGTTGAATATTCTTTTCAATGTTCTGTTTACGGTATTCTCGTTATTCTCATTGGTTATTCTTATTCCATTCCTTGATACAATTTTTGATACAGGGGCGACGATAGAAAGCCATTTATCCGCAGTACGTCCAGCTTTTGAGCTGACAAAAGATGCATTACTGGGTAATCTTAATTATTTCATTGGTCAAATAATAGGCGATGTGGATAAATCAACACAGTTATTTAGGTTGTGCATTATTATCGTAAGTATTTTTCTTTTGAAGAACATGTGTAGATATTTTGCCATGTTCTTTTTAGCACCTATCCGGAACAATGTGATTAGAGATTTAAGGTCGGACATATATAATAAGATATTGATATTGCCTTTATCCTATTATAGTAACGAAAGACAAGGAGACTTGCTTTCGCGTATGACGATTGATGTACAAGAAGTAGAACATGGTGTTGTAAGTACCTTGGAAGTTCTTTTTCGAGATGTGCTTACAATCATGGTATCTCTAACCGTTATGATAATGTTTAGTGCTGAGCTAACGATGTTCGTTTTTTTTGTGCTTCCAATAAGTGGAGTGCTAATTTCTTTTCTTGCAAAGAGTTTAAGGCGAACAGCCAATAAGGGTCAGAAAGAGATGGGAAATCTAATGTCGATTTTTCAAGAATCGGTAGCTGGATTAAGGATTATTAAGGCTTTTGTTGCTGGAGATTTTAGTAGAGCAAAGTTTGGAAGTTCTAACGACCAGTATGCTCAATTTATGACTAAGGCTTTACGTAAAAAAGATTTCTCTTCTCCACTTACTGAGTTCTTGGGCATAGGTACTCTATCTGTTGTGCTTTGGTATGGTGGAGGAATTGTTCTTAAAGGTGGAGACGATGTATTAAGAGCGTCGGAATTTATTGCATATATCGCCATATTCTCACAAATTATTCCTCCTGCGAAAACACTTACAGGGGCTTTCTTTAGGATAGTGAAAGGCATGTCGTCTTTAGATAGGATAAACGAAATTTTGGATATTGAAATTAAGATTGATGAGAATAAAGAGGGGGTTTCCATCAAAGAGTTTAATTCAAAAATAGAGTACAATAACATCAGCTTTGCTTACGATAAAGAAACCGTATTGGAAGATGTTAGTTTCGAAATTAGCAAAGGGAAAACGATTGCTTTGGTTGGTCCTTCTGGCGGAGGTAAGTCTACTCTTGCCGATTTATTACCTAGGTTTCATGATGTTCAAAGTGGGGAGATTAAAGTTGATGGCGTTGCTCTACAAGATTATAGTTTGAAAGATTTACGACGTCTAATTGGAGTGGTAACACAAGAGTCTATTCTATTCAACGATTCTATTTTTAACAATATCGCCTTTGGAATAAACAACCCGAATAAGGAAAAAGTTATTGAAGCAGCCAAGATTGCCAATGCACACGATTTCATTATGGAGATGGAAGATGGCTATAATTCCAATATTGGAGATAGAGGTAATAAGTTATCAGGCGGACAAAGACAACGAATGAGTATAGCCAGAGCGATAATGAAGAATCCTCCGATTCTTGTATTAGATGAGGCTACTTCGGCATTAGATTCCGAATCAGAGAAGTTGGTTCAGGATGCGTTACATAAATTGATGAAGAACCGAACATCGTTAGTTATAGCGCATAGGTTATCTACAATTCAGAATGCAGATGAAATACTTGTTATTAAGGATGGCAATGTAGAAGAAAGAGGTTCTCACGACGATCTCTTGAAAAACGAAGGGCATTATAAGAAAATGTTTGATTTACAAACATTCGAATAATTTAGAATTAACCGATTTCCTGGTGTATTATAAGTACACAGTCAAATTTAGAATAGTTAAATTTGTTAAAATCAGCGTTTTATGTCAAGCAAGTTATCTCTCTTAGTAGTATTCTTTTTAAATTCTATCCTTGTTTTCGGTGAGGTAGAATTTAATTACTTCTCTCCAGTTTCAAATGCAAGTTTTGTTTCAAGTGAGACCTCCATCATTCTTAGAATAAGTGAGCGATTAGATGTATCCACATTGGATAACAACAGTATCCAGGTAGTTGGNAGTGAAAGCGGGACGCATGATTTAACTATAGAGCTAATCCAAAATGGACACACTGTGATTGCTAAGTTGGATGTGGCATTGCTGCCATGTGAAACGGTGAGTTTAAGTACTACAGATCAAATATTAACGACAGAAGGAGAATCTGTAAAACCCATTGGGCATTGGTTTACTGTTTCATGTAGATCAGATGAGTTTGATGCTCTTCACGGCCTTGTTGATGAAGAAGAGGACGAGATAGAGTCTGCTGGAATATTAAAATCGTTGGTAGTGCCTGCCAACTTTCCTAAAGTTAAAGTGAATGTAAATACCAACCCGGCGCCAGGTTATGTTTTCGTTACATCTACTAATGCAAATGGGAAATACCTTATGATTTTAAACAATGATGGATCTCCACATTATTATGAAGAAACAATCGGCTTTAATGCGAGTGATTTTAAAAAATTAACGGCATCTAAATTTGGTTATGCCAAAGGATCAGAAGATAAATATTACATACTTGACTTGCAATATGCAATAGTAGATGAGTTTATGGCTGGTAATGGATATGCAATGGATATTCATGAATTTGAAATAATGCCGAATGGAAATGCATTGATTCTTATTTACGATGATCAAATCGTGGATATGAGCGCTATTGTTACAGGAGGGCAAGCTAATGCAACAGTAAAAGGGATTGTTATACAAGAGATAGATTCACTCACAAAAAATGTAGTTTGGGAATGGAAAAGCTGGGATCACTTCGCTATAACAGATAATGATGAAGATGATTTAACCATGAATCAGGTAAACCCATTTCATACAAATTCTATCGAATATAATAATGGAAATGTTTATCTGTCGTCGAAAAGATTAGATGAGATAACAAAGATTGATCACGCTACAGGAAATATTTTGTGGAGAATGGGTGGTGGTCAAATGAATCAGTTTACACTTATTGGAGATACGGCTTGGTTTTGCGATAATCACGATGCACGTGTATTGCCAAATGGGAACATTACAATTTTCGATAACGGAACTTGTCATGAATTATCTTTTGCAAAGGAATATGAGATTGATGAAAATGCTATGACCGCAACGTTAGTTTGGAGTTATGCTCATCCGGAGGGAATGTATTCAGGCAATAGAGGAAATGCGCAACGTCTTTCCAATGGTAATACCTTAATTTCTTGGGGAGGTGGTGGTACAATAGCAGATGATGCTGCTAACGTTAGTGAAGTTGAAAGTGATGGCACATTGGTGTATGAAATGGTAATTGATAGCGTAGATGATAATGTTTCATACAGAGCCTTTAGATTCGAATGGAATGGCCTAGGCTTACCTACAAGCAACAAAGAGCAAGTGATGTTGCCTATGAAAGTTATTGTGTATCCTAGTCCGGGAGATGGGGTCTTTTATATAAAAGTAACCGACGATGAGAATGCCAATGTAGAAACGACAGTATTCGATGAATTGGGTAGAATGGTGGCAACTGTTAAAGTAAAAGGGATGTATGGAGAAGTGGATCTAACTGGACATTCACCCGGAATATACTTTTTTCAAACAAGCACCAAAAGCGGAATGGTAGTTAACAGAGTTGTCTTAACTGACTAATATA is a window of Flavobacteriales bacterium DNA encoding:
- a CDS encoding TatD family hydrolase → MAIIDTHTHLFSDQFDADRDQVIQNALSKGVERMYLPNIDLETVKALNLMLTEYPDNCFGMMGLHPCSVKDDYENVLFRLRKEFEATKYYAVGEIGIDLFWDKSTLGIQQEALKIQIGWAKELNLPIVLHCRDSFNEVLSIVENLHEEKLTGVFHCFTGTVEEARRVTDLGFKLGIGGVATFKNGGLDKVIPEIDLKHIVVETDSPYLAPVPYRGKRNESAYITEVVEKLATFYRKPFKEIEEATTLNALEIFHKRLYHKPLV
- a CDS encoding DUF4254 domain-containing protein yields the protein MKAKDCNIIFRQCINDYHVEDNLSTPINNPFQEYSFEDLCYAKCWIDTVQWHLEDVIRDPKIEANDVVKIKREIDASNQGRVNQVEKIDDWFIHFFKDRVANQDARLNSESPAWIIDKLSILSLKKFHMQEQVDRTDVDEEHIKNCTNKLSIISEQLDDLSTCFDDLIKDINDGSKYMKVYRQVKMYNDPSLNPSLYAKEK
- a CDS encoding KamA family radical SAM protein is translated as MDYNFRDDEFWKTIPIWKDVTREEFGDHKWQLKNSVTKVSKIEAMFEGTLPSELIADIEDGQVRTPMNVRITPYIFALIDWNNPYEDPLLKQFLPLGSQFLPNHPYHENDSLHEDIDSPVPLITHRYPDKVLFLPTTVCPVYCSYCTRSRLVGGSTESKEKDTYGANVSNWEPAFEYLRTNKEIEDVVISGGDAFMIKASLLKILCETLLDIPNIRRIRIATKGLAIFPQKILSDNEWVETVGEIHQKAISMNKQAVIHTHFSSPNEITMWSHLAMNRLHSMGIVVRNQTVLQEGVNNSFETMHKLIKQMSYINIQPYYIYQHDMVPGCEHFRTTLGKARRLEAQIRGTTAGYNMPLVICDLPGGGGKRPINSFELYDEEIGISAWRAPQIKEGKVFYYFDPINKLKPEIQAKWVDSEQRELMIKNFEERVEKAIVAKDDYEKEHLAS
- a CDS encoding biopolymer transporter ExbD, encoding MGRRELPEINAGSMADIAFLLLIFFLVTTTMDTDTGLNRRLPPPLDPEQPPPPPIKDRNVFVVLINANDQLLVEGQPMDISDLREEAKEFIANPSRKEELPAFKQVDIPLLGSRQVSKQVISLQNDRRTSYAMYIGVQNELAAAYNELREELCQTEFGDSYQLLVKNKKVGDNRAKIKAIRKAIPQRISEAEPNK
- a CDS encoding MotA/TolQ/ExbB proton channel family protein is translated as MLVVGVQLNTFAQDEVVEDTSAANAVSDSTVADSAVVEAPVEEIKEEVVAETEVAEVEKTVHQVIKQKFIEGGPEFMGIVLLCLILGLALCIERIIYLNMATTNNEKLLNEIEGALGSGGVDAAKEVCRNTKGPVASIFYQGLDRSGKGIETVEKSVVQYGGVQMGLLEKGLSWISLFIALAPMLGFMGTVIGMIDAFDSIQAAGDISPSLVAEGIKVALITTVFGLIVAIILQVFYNYIVSKVDDLVNAMEDSSISFVDILIKSGKVN
- a CDS encoding biopolymer transporter ExbD; protein product: MAQFKKRKKGTPGISTASLPDIVFMLLFFFMVTTVMREVTLQVELKKPSATEIAKLERKSLVSYIYVGPPIKSLREQLGSEPRMQLNDAFAEVGEIYEFVQTERDKIEEAEKRFQTFSLKVDSDTKMGIISDIKMELREAQALKINYSTRKGEIGE
- a CDS encoding glycosyltransferase family 9 protein; translation: MNILVIRFSSFGDVALLTPVLSSLLANNSDLKITLITNKAFSPIFNNIDRLQIIPADLKGKHKGITGLMRLAMETVNASKFDLGIDLHLSLRSRVIKFVFKLNGLKFKSFAKGRKEKKEFIGRTRNTKLPHTIERYIKPFEGLNLNTSIAQGPWIIANVRGEGNIKNIIDSSSSKTLNIGIAPFAKHQLKEWGISKTIELIELISKNLDSNIYLFGATGNEKSSILEIQKSFPAIVNVTDSLELEDELELIKKLTLMISMDSANMHLAALSSIPVISIWGPTHPDLGFSPYQEKETN